From Spirosoma aerolatum, one genomic window encodes:
- a CDS encoding GIY-YIG nuclease family protein gives MHTVYIIYSPTIDQYFIGQTKDLRITLWQHNAKTNPATADGKPWEVKFTQQFPTRNEALSLEMKLKKKDRAHWEELINSTQPTV, from the coding sequence ATGCATACCGTTTATATCATATACAGCCCTACCATCGACCAGTACTTCATTGGTCAGACTAAGGACCTCCGCATCACCCTGTGGCAACACAATGCCAAAACCAACCCGGCCACAGCCGATGGGAAACCCTGGGAAGTGAAGTTTACGCAGCAGTTCCCAACCCGAAACGAAGCCCTAAGTCTGGAAATGAAGTTGAAGAAAAAAGATCGCGCCCACTGGGAAGAACTCATCAATAGCACCCAGCCAACCGTCTGA